From the genome of Alkalihalobacillus sp. TS-13:
CTTCGGTGCCGCATTCGGTCCGGTCGTCATCCTGTCACTATTCTGGAAACGTATGACTCGTAACGGTGCGCTGGCTGGGATCCTCGTCGGTGCGGTAACTGTTGTCGCTTGGAAGCTGCTTTCAACTCCGCCAGAAGGAGCAGAACAAACAGAGGCAGTCATTCCATTCGCACTTTATGAAATCGTACCAGGATTCATCCTTGCAACGCTTGCAATCATCATTGTAAGCATGATGGGCAGAGGACCAAAACAAGAAATTAAAGCAGAATTTACAGAAGCTGTTGAAGAATAAAAAGAAATATAAGAAAGACTGGCTCAAGGGGTATACACCTCCTAAGCCAGTCTTTTTTTATTGAACCGTGGACCGTGGCCACGTGGACCGTGCCAGGCACCGATTGAGAAACCTTGGCGCTGTTGACTTCTCGTTCGGTGCCTGGCACCATTTTCAAACCCTTGTGCGGTAACGGTTTTCTGAGTGTACCAGGCACCTGTCAGACGTTCGAGCGGGTCATTTCACCGTTCCGGACCAATTTTAATAGTGTCGTCCGGTTGGTCAGCAACACGCCGGAAATGATCAGGAATGCGCCCACGATCATGACTGGGGACAAGGCTTCCTGTAAAAACAAGTAGCCTACGAAAATGGCTATCAATGGCGAGACATACAGCCACGTCGATGGGAAGATTGGATTCGTTTTTGAAATCAACCAGTAATAGAGTCCGTGCCCCCCGATCGATCCCACCAATATCAAGTAAAGCAGGGCGATCTGTGCATTTGAATTTGCAACGAGTGAAGAGAAACTAGGTTCCTCGACTACGAATGAAAAGAGTGTCAGCATAACTCCTCCGTAAAACATTTGCACCCCATTCATCAAAAATGGGGAGAAGCGATGTTCGGTCGCGAAATAGCGTTTTGAAAAGACCGATCCGTATCCGTAGCCGATTTCTCCGATCAACACTACGATACA
Proteins encoded in this window:
- a CDS encoding DMT family transporter; this translates as MVLINYILVCVIFGTTFLFIKVGIEAGATPILSGGVRFMIAGLLVLGFFAIKKHPVVEALMSKQLMVVGFCITFMTFSTLYWAEQYITSGLAAVLSATGPMMILLIQRQRKEAELDFIKVTGLVIALVGVVCISLPGLGETLSYLWLIGCIVVLIGEIGYGYGSVFSKRYFATEHRFSPFLMNGVQMFYGGVMLTLFSFVVEEPSFSSLVANSNAQIALLYLILVGSIGGHGLYYWLISKTNPIFPSTWLYVSPLIAIFVGYLFLQEALSPVMIVGAFLIISGVLLTNRTTLLKLVRNGEMTRSNV